The following is a genomic window from Desulfofarcimen acetoxidans DSM 771.
TAGATAATTATTAGAGTATAAATTTAAAAAAAACACCCCTGCCCGGCAGGTTTTTTAGAATAATTATTGAATATTACTAAAAACAGCACCTTTTTCAATAATTATGCATAAATAGATTAAAATTTTATTTATTTGTCATATTCAGAATTATTAATCATTGTCTCTTAAATTTTCTGTTTCATCGGAGTATTATCCAACTGCATCGTATTTATAGAGTATAGTCAAAAATACGAAAATCAAATTATGCCTTGGTGTATTAGAAGTTCTAATCTAAATTAAAATTGGATTTTACCGTCTAATCTTAGCACCTAAAGGCAATATGCTTGAAAGGAGAAGCATGAATCCAAATAAGTTATTAAAAAACCAGCTAGTGTTGATTGCAGATGATAATAAAAGCACTCGTATACTGCTGCGTAGAATTTTGGAGCAAGACGGGTATACTGTGATAGAAACACAAAACGGGCTGGAAGCTATTAATGCTTTTATAAATTTTAAACCGGATCTTATTTTGCTGGATATACTGATGCCCGTGATGGATGGCTTTGAAACTTGTACTAAATTAAAGCTGCTGCCGGAAGCCAACCGTGTGCCGGTGCTGATAATTACAGATTTAAATGATAATTTTTCAATTGAAAAAGCCTTCCTGGCGGGTGCCAGCGAGTATATTGTTAAGCCTATACATAGCGCTGTACTGCGAAACCGCGTAAAATACCTGCTGCATACAAAACAAATAGAAGACAACTTGATAGCCAGAGAAAAACAACTGCGAGATATTACATCTGCACTGGGTGAAGGTGTTTTCGTCGTTGATAATAACGGATTTATCATTTTCTTCAATCCAGAAGCCGAAAATCTTTTAGGCTGGTTGCACGAGGATGTGTTGGAAAAAGAAGTGCATCAGGTAATCCAACTAATTACGAATAACGGATCCGTTCTGTCGCACAAGGAGTGTCCCATTTATAAAACAATTTTTTCAGGAAAACCTTATAGTACAGAAGATTATCTTTTGATGAGAAAAGATAAAACAATCTTTCCGTCAAATATAGTAACAACTCCGATCAAAGAAAATGATCAAGTGGTGGGAGCTGTAGTAGCTTTTCGTGACATATCAGAACGTAAAGAAGCAGAAGAGGCATTAAGATTATCAGCAGAATTGTTTTCCAAAGCATTCAATAACAGTCCCTGCTTAATGGCCATTATTACACAGTCTGATGGAAGATACATTACAGTTAACAAAGCTTTTCCTAACATAACCGGTTATTCTTATGAAGAGATTATAAATCATACTTCTGTTGAACTAAATCTGTGGGCTAGACCCTGTGATTTTACTAAAATATCTAATTTATTAAGTGAAAAGGGTGTAATTTATAACCAGGAAGTTGAATGGCAGCTAAAATCAGGTGAATTGAGAAAAGGCTTATTCTCAGCCGAGAAAATTAATATAAACGGCAAACAATGCATAATGACGGTGTTCAATGATATTACAGAGATAAAGCGGTATGAAAGAGAGATCACCCGGCTTGACCAACTAAATTTAGTAGGTGAAATAGCTGCCGGCATCGCTCATGAAATTAGAAACCCCATGACTACAGTTCGTGGTTTTCTGCAGATATTTAGCGGAAAAGAAGAATACGCTAATAATAAAGAACACTTTAAACTCATGATTAAAGAACTGGATCGGGCAAATGCAATTATTACTGAATTTCTTTCACTGGCTAAAAACAAGGTATTAAATTTAAAAATGATTAACCTCTCAACTTTAATTAAGGGAATATATCCGCTAATTCAGGGAGATGCCGCGAGAACCGAAAAATATATACACATGGAATTGCAGGATGTTCCGGATTTATTAATAGATGAGGAAGAAATACGGCAGATGATGCTTAATCTGGTTCTAAACGGCCTGCAATCAATGTCCCCCGGGCAAAATCTCTTTATAAGATTATTCCAAGAGGAAAATGAAGTGGTTTTAGCTGTCCAGGATGAGGGTCACGGCATTCCTTCTAATATACTGGATAAAGTAGGTATACCATTTTTTACCACAAAAGACCACGGAACAGGTTTGGGGTTAGCCACCTGTTACAGCATTGCCACCCGCCATAATGCCACAATAAGCTTTCAGTCCAAAGACACGGGAACCACTTTTTTTGTTAAGTTTAAAATTAAAACATTTTAAGCCTTCCCATTTTTTTATGTCTAATATAACACAAATTTATCATTCTTATAATTAACTTATATACTTTGCATTTAAGTAAACTAATACAGATACATTTGCCTACCCTCTTGAGAGGGTAGGTCATGACTTACTTTTTAATCAATTTTTAATAACTTAAGGCGAAAGCTTTTTTAAACACCTTTCTATTTGAGAAACACAGGATGAATTTACCCCACAGGCCAGTTGCACCTGCCTGGTAGAAATCTTAATATCCTCTCTTAAAGAGGTTTTGACATATTTAAATACCGCATTCAGGCGGATAACATAAAGAAAATGCCCCTTTCCAACGGCTTATCTCAAAATACTCTTTATAGCCTCCGCACATACATTCACAGCGCAATCCATTTCCTCCCTGTTAATAATCAACGGCGGATTAAAGTAGAGAACATCTCCCAAAGGACGTAACAAAAGACCATTTTTTAAAGCCCTTTTATAAATCTGATAACCATATCTGCATTTGCTGTCAAACGGTTCTTTGGTTTCTTTATTTTTCACCAATTCAATCGCATTTATAAGTCCGATATTACGTATATCCCCTACATACGGACAACCCCAAATCTTTTCTCTTACGAGATTATTAAAGTATTCGGCCTGACCGCTGGCTTTCTGTATTATTTCTTCATCTTCAAGTATTCTTAATACTTCAACAGCGGCAGAACAGGCAAGAGGATTTCCGCAGTATGTGTGACTGTGCATGAACGCTTTGCCCTCATTGTAGTCCGCATAAAAAGCATCATAAATTTTATCGGTAGCAACCGTAAGCGCCATAGGCATATATCCCCCTGTAAGACCCTTCGAGAGGCACATTATATCTGGAGAAATCTCCGCATGTTCACAGGCAAACATTTTTCCTGTTCTTCCATACCCAGTTGCAATTTCATCAGCAATAAGATGCACATTGTATTCATCACATAGTTTTCTCAACTTTTTCAGATACACAGGCGGATATATTTTCATCCCAGCGGCAGCCTGTACGAGCGGTTCTACCAAAAGAGCACAGCTTTCATTGCCATATCCGGCGAAAGCTTTTTCCGCATCCTTAGAGCATTCTGCATTACATTCCTTACAGCTTTTGCCGTAACAACATCTATAGCAGTCAGGCCCATCAATTCTGATAATATCCAGCAGCATGGGTTTATAAATTTCGGTATACAAATCCACTCCGCCCACAGACAATGCGCCCAGCGTTTCACCGTGATAGGCAGCATTTAAAGCCATAAAGCGTTTTTTCTGAGGATTTCCGGTTTGATAATGATATTGAAAGCTCATTTTCATTGCCGCTTCAATGGCGGAAGAACCGTTATCAGTGAAGAAGAATTTTGTCAGTCCTTTAGGCACTATTTGGGAGAGCCTGTCACAAAGCTCAATGGCAGGAACATGAGAAAAATTCGCAAAAATAACATGTTCAAGACGGTCAACTTGTTCTTTGACTGCTTCATTAATTCTTTCATTACAATGCCCCAGCAGATTACACCACCACGAACTAATCACATCCATGTAACGATTCCCCATAATATCATACAGGTATACACCTTTTGCATGGTCAATGATAATAGGCGGCAATTTTTCATAATCTTTCATCTGGGAACATGGATGCCAGATATATTCCAAATCCTTTTTTACGTAATCCATACTTAGATCTCCCTGTACAACTTTTCTAATATTTCTGCATCTATTTCCATATCATTGGCATTTGAGTCTACACAGGCAATAATCGGTATTCCTGTAATGTATGCAATTTGCCTTTTGTTGTCTTTATGCAGAAAGTTATCTCTTTCATAGCAGTTAAAGATAATCCCTTTGATGCTGATTTCATTCTGTTTTGCATATTCCACGGTCAAAACTGTACTGTTAATGGTTCCAAGAGCAGCCGGCGCCACAAGAATAACATCAAGTGACAAGGCTTTTATTACGTCAGACAGCATAATGGTTTGATCATCTATCCTTAAAGGACATACTATTCCGCCGCTGCCCTCAACGGTTATATAGTCAAAACCTTCTTTTATTTTTTCAAAGTCAGAAATGATTTTTTGCATTTCAATCGGTTTCTGTTCAATTTTTGACGCCAAATGAGGGGAAACAGCAGTTTCATAAATATAAGACACTAAGCTGTTGGGGTCTTTTTCAAGCCCTGAAATCTTGCAAACATAATCGGCATCACCCGGGATAAGTTTTCCGTTTTTGCGCTGGGCTCCGCTAAGAACTGGCTTATAATATCCTGCGTTAAGTCCATGTTTCCATAGTTTCCTGGTAATCAACGCGGTCACAAAGGTTTTTCCAACATCTGTTCCTGTTCCCGTAACAAAAATCCCTTTACTCAAATCTTCTCTACCTCAAATCCTAGTTCTTTTAACATTATCATATCTTCATTAACAGTAATTCCCGATGTTGTCAGCATATCACCTGAAATTGCAGCATTTGCTCCCGACAAAAAGACCGCCCTTCCCTTATCATTCAAAAGTCCCCGCCCCCCGGCCAGACGAATAGCGGCATTGGGAATAATAAAACGAAAAAGAGCAGCTATCTGTCTTACCTCATTAATTTTCAATACAGGTAAATGTTCAAAAGGTGTGCCTTTGATCGGATTTAGAATATTAACCGGAACAGAACTAATTCCTAGATTGCGAATGTCCATCACCATGTCTATCCTGTCCTCCATGGTTTCGCCAAGTCCCATAATACCACCGCTGCACACTTCTAACCCAGCTTGCTGAGCAGCTTTTATGGCATTTATTTTGTCGTCATAGGTGTGAGTCGTACAAATGTTAGGAAAGTTTCTGCGGGAAGTTTCAAGATTATTGTGGTACCGTGCAACACCCGCGTTTTTCAATTTTTTGAACTGCTCAAAAGAAAGCAGTCCGTGAGATGCACACAAGGAAATACCGCAGGTGGTTTTGATGTTCCTATAGCTTTCGCAGAGTTCTTCTATTTCTCTGTTAGATAACCTTTTTCCTGAAGTGACGACAGAATAACGCAAAATTCCCATTTGCTGATTATATTTTGCGTCTTTTTTAAGCCTATCAGAATCGTGCAAAGGATATTCCTCTACTTCGGTATGGTAATATACAGATTGAGCGCAGTATTTGCAATCTTCCGAG
Proteins encoded in this region:
- a CDS encoding PAS domain S-box protein — protein: MNPNKLLKNQLVLIADDNKSTRILLRRILEQDGYTVIETQNGLEAINAFINFKPDLILLDILMPVMDGFETCTKLKLLPEANRVPVLIITDLNDNFSIEKAFLAGASEYIVKPIHSAVLRNRVKYLLHTKQIEDNLIAREKQLRDITSALGEGVFVVDNNGFIIFFNPEAENLLGWLHEDVLEKEVHQVIQLITNNGSVLSHKECPIYKTIFSGKPYSTEDYLLMRKDKTIFPSNIVTTPIKENDQVVGAVVAFRDISERKEAEEALRLSAELFSKAFNNSPCLMAIITQSDGRYITVNKAFPNITGYSYEEIINHTSVELNLWARPCDFTKISNLLSEKGVIYNQEVEWQLKSGELRKGLFSAEKININGKQCIMTVFNDITEIKRYEREITRLDQLNLVGEIAAGIAHEIRNPMTTVRGFLQIFSGKEEYANNKEHFKLMIKELDRANAIITEFLSLAKNKVLNLKMINLSTLIKGIYPLIQGDAARTEKYIHMELQDVPDLLIDEEEIRQMMLNLVLNGLQSMSPGQNLFIRLFQEENEVVLAVQDEGHGIPSNILDKVGIPFFTTKDHGTGLGLATCYSIATRHNATISFQSKDTGTTFFVKFKIKTF
- the bioB gene encoding biotin synthase BioB translates to MSAAVTLKNKIFYGYQITREDALSLINENLQELCDCANELRYRFCGNSFDICSIINGKGGKCSEDCKYCAQSVYYHTEVEEYPLHDSDRLKKDAKYNQQMGILRYSVVTSGKRLSNREIEELCESYRNIKTTCGISLCASHGLLSFEQFKKLKNAGVARYHNNLETSRRNFPNICTTHTYDDKINAIKAAQQAGLEVCSGGIMGLGETMEDRIDMVMDIRNLGISSVPVNILNPIKGTPFEHLPVLKINEVRQIAALFRFIIPNAAIRLAGGRGLLNDKGRAVFLSGANAAISGDMLTTSGITVNEDMIMLKELGFEVEKI
- the bioA gene encoding adenosylmethionine--8-amino-7-oxononanoate transaminase, producing MDYVKKDLEYIWHPCSQMKDYEKLPPIIIDHAKGVYLYDIMGNRYMDVISSWWCNLLGHCNERINEAVKEQVDRLEHVIFANFSHVPAIELCDRLSQIVPKGLTKFFFTDNGSSAIEAAMKMSFQYHYQTGNPQKKRFMALNAAYHGETLGALSVGGVDLYTEIYKPMLLDIIRIDGPDCYRCCYGKSCKECNAECSKDAEKAFAGYGNESCALLVEPLVQAAAGMKIYPPVYLKKLRKLCDEYNVHLIADEIATGYGRTGKMFACEHAEISPDIMCLSKGLTGGYMPMALTVATDKIYDAFYADYNEGKAFMHSHTYCGNPLACSAAVEVLRILEDEEIIQKASGQAEYFNNLVREKIWGCPYVGDIRNIGLINAIELVKNKETKEPFDSKCRYGYQIYKRALKNGLLLRPLGDVLYFNPPLIINREEMDCAVNVCAEAIKSILR
- the bioD gene encoding dethiobiotin synthase; its protein translation is MSKGIFVTGTGTDVGKTFVTALITRKLWKHGLNAGYYKPVLSGAQRKNGKLIPGDADYVCKISGLEKDPNSLVSYIYETAVSPHLASKIEQKPIEMQKIISDFEKIKEGFDYITVEGSGGIVCPLRIDDQTIMLSDVIKALSLDVILVAPAALGTINSTVLTVEYAKQNEISIKGIIFNCYERDNFLHKDNKRQIAYITGIPIIACVDSNANDMEIDAEILEKLYREI